From Rhizobium favelukesii, the proteins below share one genomic window:
- the proS gene encoding proline--tRNA ligase: MRLSRYFMPILKENPKEAEIVSHRLMLRAGMIRQQSQGIYSWLPLGKRVLDKVNNIIREEQNRTGAIELSMPTLQSAELWQESGRYDAYGKEMLRIKDRQDRPMLYGPTNEEMVTDIFRSYVKSYKSLPLNLYHIQLKFRDEIRPRFGTMRSREFMMKDAYSFDLTREDAEHSYNKMFAAYLRTFDRLGLRAIPMRADTGPIGGNLSHEFIILADTGESEVFCHKDFVNFDIPAEDTDFDSVEGLKAVFDKWTSLYAATSEMHDETAFNAVPEGDRLSARGIEVGHIFYFGTKYSEPMGAKVQGPDGKEHTVHMGSYGIGPTRLVPAIIEASHDENGIIWPASVAPFDAIVINMKAGDAACDAACEKIYAALSNAGKDVLYDDTDDRAGTKFATADLIGVPLQIVAGPRAVASGEVEVKDRKTGARETMTIDAAINKLLG, translated from the coding sequence ATGCGCCTGTCTCGCTATTTCATGCCCATCCTCAAGGAAAATCCCAAGGAGGCGGAAATCGTCTCCCATCGGTTGATGTTGCGTGCCGGCATGATCCGGCAGCAGTCGCAGGGTATCTATTCCTGGTTGCCGCTTGGAAAGCGTGTGCTTGACAAGGTCAACAACATCATCCGCGAGGAGCAGAACCGCACCGGCGCGATCGAGCTCTCCATGCCGACGCTGCAGTCGGCCGAGCTCTGGCAGGAAAGCGGGCGCTACGACGCCTACGGTAAGGAAATGCTGCGCATCAAGGATCGTCAGGATCGTCCGATGCTGTACGGCCCGACGAATGAGGAAATGGTTACGGATATCTTCCGGTCCTACGTGAAGTCCTACAAGAGCCTGCCGCTCAACCTTTATCACATCCAGCTGAAGTTCCGCGACGAGATCCGTCCGCGCTTCGGCACCATGCGCTCGCGTGAGTTCATGATGAAGGACGCCTATTCCTTCGACCTGACGCGCGAAGATGCAGAGCACTCCTACAACAAGATGTTTGCCGCCTATCTGCGCACCTTCGACCGCCTCGGCCTGCGCGCCATCCCGATGCGCGCCGATACCGGTCCGATTGGCGGCAATCTCAGCCACGAGTTCATCATCCTGGCCGACACCGGCGAATCCGAAGTGTTCTGCCACAAGGACTTCGTGAATTTCGATATCCCTGCGGAAGATACCGACTTTGACAGCGTCGAAGGTCTGAAGGCGGTCTTCGACAAGTGGACATCGCTTTATGCCGCGACATCGGAGATGCACGACGAAACTGCGTTCAACGCGGTTCCCGAAGGGGACCGCCTCTCCGCGCGCGGCATTGAAGTGGGCCATATCTTCTACTTCGGCACAAAGTATTCGGAGCCGATGGGCGCGAAGGTGCAGGGTCCGGATGGCAAGGAGCATACTGTCCACATGGGTTCCTACGGGATCGGCCCAACCCGCCTTGTTCCCGCCATCATCGAAGCATCGCATGACGAGAACGGAATCATCTGGCCGGCGTCCGTGGCGCCGTTCGATGCTATCGTGATCAACATGAAGGCCGGTGATGCGGCGTGCGATGCTGCCTGCGAGAAGATCTATGCGGCCCTCTCGAACGCCGGCAAGGACGTTCTCTATGACGATACGGACGACCGTGCCGGGACGAAATTCGCGACCGCCGACCTGATCGGCGTTCCACTGCAGATCGTTGCCGGCCCGCGCGCGGTCGCGAGCGGCGAAGTCGAAGTGAAGGACCGCAAGACGGGCGCTCGCGAAACGATGACCATCGACGCGGCGATCAACAAGCTCTTGGGCTGA
- a CDS encoding lipoprotein-releasing ABC transporter permease subunit, translated as MADVAVSQQGSKSGSAPASRPFSAFERLVAWRYLRARRKEAFISVIAGFSFIGIMLGVATLIIVMAVMNGFRTELISRILGINGHMIVQPVDTPFTDYPALTDRLAGVPGIKMALPLVEGQTLAAGPSGAGTGALVRGIRPEDLDKVKTVSGNIKSGDLVGFAAGQGVLVGSRMAEQLGLQAGDTITLMSPEGDITPMGVNPRVKSYKVSGTFEIGMSEYDATIIYMPLEEAQLYFNAEGLVQSIELFVDNPDDIDNMRPKVEAAAGRQIAISDWRQRNQTFFSALQVERNVMFMILTLIVLVAALNIISGLIMLVKDKGSDIAILRTMGASSGAIMRIFFMTGAAIGVVGTLAGVLLGVLVCVNIEEIREFFSWVSGTVLFDPQLYFLSQLPAEMSFSETLSVVIMALTLSFIATIFPAWRASKLDPVQALRYE; from the coding sequence ATGGCAGATGTAGCGGTGAGCCAGCAGGGTTCCAAATCCGGCTCGGCGCCGGCCAGCCGGCCATTTTCCGCCTTCGAACGGCTTGTGGCGTGGCGCTATCTGCGTGCCCGCCGCAAGGAGGCGTTTATTTCGGTGATCGCCGGCTTTTCCTTCATCGGCATCATGCTTGGCGTTGCTACACTCATCATCGTCATGGCGGTGATGAACGGATTCCGCACGGAGCTGATCTCCCGCATTCTTGGCATCAACGGTCACATGATCGTTCAACCGGTCGATACGCCGTTCACCGACTATCCGGCGTTGACCGATAGGCTTGCTGGTGTGCCAGGCATTAAAATGGCACTGCCGCTGGTGGAGGGCCAGACGCTCGCTGCCGGGCCAAGCGGAGCCGGCACAGGTGCGCTGGTGCGTGGTATCCGACCGGAAGATTTGGACAAGGTGAAAACCGTCTCCGGCAACATCAAGTCCGGTGATCTGGTCGGCTTTGCCGCCGGGCAAGGCGTGCTGGTCGGCTCGCGCATGGCAGAACAGCTCGGACTCCAGGCGGGGGACACGATCACCTTGATGTCTCCGGAAGGTGACATTACGCCGATGGGCGTCAATCCGCGCGTGAAGTCCTACAAGGTCTCGGGTACTTTCGAGATCGGTATGTCCGAATACGACGCGACGATCATCTACATGCCGCTCGAGGAGGCGCAGCTCTATTTCAACGCCGAGGGACTGGTTCAATCCATCGAGCTCTTCGTCGACAATCCCGACGACATTGACAATATGCGGCCGAAGGTTGAGGCCGCGGCCGGTCGTCAGATCGCGATTTCCGATTGGCGCCAACGCAACCAGACCTTCTTCTCGGCCCTGCAGGTCGAACGCAACGTCATGTTCATGATCCTGACGCTCATCGTGCTCGTTGCTGCGCTCAACATCATTTCCGGCCTCATCATGCTGGTGAAGGACAAGGGCAGCGATATCGCCATCCTGCGCACGATGGGCGCGAGTTCCGGCGCGATCATGCGCATCTTCTTCATGACGGGCGCCGCCATTGGTGTCGTTGGCACGCTGGCCGGTGTCCTGCTCGGCGTTCTCGTCTGCGTCAACATCGAGGAGATCCGCGAGTTTTTCTCGTGGGTTTCCGGCACGGTGCTGTTTGATCCGCAGCTTTATTTCCTCAGCCAGCTGCCTGCCGAAATGAGCTTCAGCGAAACGCTGTCGGTCGTGATCATGGCCCTGACGCTGTCCTTCATCGCGACGATCTTCCCGGCATGGCGAGCCTCCAAGCTCGATCCCGTGCAGGCCCTGCGCTACGAATAA
- a CDS encoding ABC transporter ATP-binding protein, which produces MKRNTVLKLSGVERHYGQGETLLSILKGADFTLNSGEIVALVAPSGTGKSTLLHVAGLLEHPDGGEVTINGNACDGLPDDKRTTIRRNEIGFVYQFHHLLPEFSAIENIMMPQMIAGLPRKEAKERAGQLLDYMRIGHRGAHRPGELSGGEQQRVAIARAVANAPSLLLADEPTGNLDPETASYVFDALEALVRQSGLAALIATHNHELAGRMDRRVTIADGKVVDF; this is translated from the coding sequence ATGAAACGGAATACCGTTCTCAAGCTTTCCGGCGTCGAGCGCCACTACGGCCAGGGCGAGACGCTGCTCTCGATCCTCAAGGGTGCGGATTTTACGTTGAACAGCGGTGAAATCGTAGCCCTCGTCGCGCCATCAGGCACGGGAAAATCGACGCTGCTGCATGTTGCCGGCCTGCTTGAGCATCCCGATGGCGGCGAGGTGACGATTAATGGCAATGCCTGCGACGGCTTGCCGGACGACAAGCGCACCACGATCCGCCGCAATGAAATCGGCTTCGTCTACCAGTTTCATCATCTGCTGCCGGAATTCTCCGCGATCGAGAACATCATGATGCCGCAGATGATCGCCGGCCTGCCGCGCAAGGAAGCAAAGGAGCGGGCGGGCCAGTTGCTCGACTACATGCGGATTGGCCATCGTGGCGCGCATCGCCCCGGGGAACTTTCCGGGGGCGAACAACAGCGCGTGGCGATTGCCCGCGCCGTCGCCAATGCGCCGAGCCTGCTTCTGGCGGACGAGCCCACAGGCAATCTCGATCCTGAAACCGCAAGCTATGTCTTTGACGCGTTAGAAGCACTGGTGCGCCAATCTGGCCTGGCGGCGCTGATCGCGACCCACAATCACGAACTCGCCGGCCGCATGGACCGGCGCGTCACGATCGCCGACGGCAAGGTCGTGGATTTCTGA
- a CDS encoding DUF5680 domain-containing protein has product MNIAALNSFIVEAKANTYVGGGTPSPACRTGSHDIGYQRGGWRYLDSYFGGTDFAGQEVVWLDGEPIWAMNYFGRIVEHALIDGERAGTVIKAALSKMYAEYRRFLGGMEFEHAFGFYADQSTGDCSHFSGREVIVVNERRAYELDYRGGLIHR; this is encoded by the coding sequence ATGAATATTGCTGCATTGAACAGTTTTATCGTCGAGGCGAAGGCCAACACCTATGTCGGCGGCGGAACTCCTTCGCCGGCCTGCCGGACGGGATCGCACGACATCGGCTATCAGCGCGGCGGGTGGCGCTATCTCGACAGCTATTTCGGCGGAACCGATTTCGCCGGGCAGGAAGTGGTCTGGCTGGATGGCGAGCCGATCTGGGCGATGAACTACTTCGGACGCATCGTCGAGCATGCGCTGATTGATGGAGAACGGGCCGGGACCGTCATCAAGGCTGCGCTGTCGAAAATGTATGCCGAGTACCGACGCTTTCTCGGGGGCATGGAATTCGAGCATGCCTTCGGTTTCTATGCCGATCAAAGCACGGGCGACTGCAGCCATTTCAGCGGCCGCGAAGTTATCGTCGTGAACGAGCGCAGGGCCTACGAATTGGACTACCGTGGCGGTCTCATCCACCGCTGA
- the dnaE gene encoding DNA polymerase III subunit alpha gives MAGAEKDAASGFIGGTPGFVHLRVHSAYSLLEGALPLKKILYKASSDSQPAIAITDTNNLFVALEFSQKAMDEGLQPIIGCQVSIDMEDGLETERRGGQQALVKLPSLVLLAATDAGYERLVDLVSRAYLGGEGNGQSIHIRASWLDEIGADGLIALTGALTGPIDMALKDGHAAQAEARLLLLKRHFSDRLYVELQRHGTYDKRHEQKVVGLAYQHDLPLVATNEAFFPTRDDYDAHDALMAVAHNAIVSDDTRFRLTPDHYLKSRAEMAKLFADLPEALENTIEIARRCSFILKTRKPILPRFTGATTDPEEAEREEALELRRQAEEGLDNRLATLGMSPGYEEKEYRDRLEFELSVIERMKFPGYFLIVADFIKWAKQHDIPVGPGRGSGAGSLVAYALTITDVDPLRFSLLFERFLNPERVSMPDFDIDFCQDRREEVIRYVQRKYGREQVAQIITFGSLQARAALRDVGRVLEMPYGQVDKICKLVPNNPANPTPLSKAIEEEPKLQEEADKEPVVARLLDIAQKIEGLYRHASTHAAGIVIGDRPLSKLVPMYRDPRSDMPVTQFNMKWVEQAGLVKFDFLGLKTLTVLKVAVDFVAKRGINVDLASIPLDDKKTYEMLSRGETVGVFQVESAGMRKALIGMKPDCIEDIIALVALYRPGPMENIPTYNARKHGEEEVESIHPTIDYLLKETQGVIVYQEQVMQIAQVLSGYSLGEADLLRRAMGKKIKAEMDQQRERFVDGAVKNGVSKPQADNIFELLAKFANYGFNKSHAAAYAIVSYQTAYMKAHYPVEFLAASMTLDMSNTEKVNDFRQDAKRLEIEVIPPSVQTSFRHFETGDNRIYYALAALKGVGESAVDHIVEVRGDTPFASLEDFCLRIDPRQVNRRVLESLIFAGAFDCFGLDRAQLAGGLDRIMGYAQRAQENKLSGQSDIFGSALSSGPEKISLPPFSPWLASEKLLKEFQVLGFYLTAHPLDSYQNILQKMRVQTFAEFSAAVKQGASNGRLAGTVISKQERKTRTGNKMGIIVFSDSSGQFEAVLFSEMLNQYRDVLESGKSFVITAMGEERPEGVGLRLQTIQSLEEKSLQMQKALRVYVRDSGPLRAVAAHLNAKGDGLVSFIVIKEEGKREVEVELPQKYRITPEIAAALRAAPGVVDVELV, from the coding sequence ATGGCGGGTGCGGAGAAAGACGCGGCGAGCGGTTTTATCGGCGGTACGCCGGGCTTTGTTCACCTTCGTGTCCACTCGGCTTATTCGCTGCTCGAGGGCGCGCTGCCGCTTAAGAAGATCCTCTACAAGGCATCGAGCGACAGCCAGCCGGCGATCGCGATCACCGACACCAACAATCTGTTTGTCGCCCTCGAATTCTCACAGAAGGCGATGGATGAAGGTCTGCAGCCGATCATCGGCTGCCAGGTCTCGATCGACATGGAAGACGGCCTTGAGACGGAGCGGCGCGGCGGACAGCAGGCGCTCGTCAAGCTCCCGTCCTTGGTGCTGCTGGCCGCCACCGACGCCGGGTACGAGCGACTGGTGGATCTCGTCAGTCGGGCCTATCTCGGCGGTGAGGGCAACGGTCAGTCGATCCACATTCGTGCCTCCTGGCTCGATGAGATCGGAGCGGACGGCCTGATCGCCTTGACAGGTGCCTTGACGGGGCCGATCGATATGGCGTTGAAGGACGGGCACGCAGCGCAGGCAGAAGCACGCCTCCTGCTGCTGAAGCGCCATTTCAGCGACCGTCTCTATGTCGAACTGCAGCGTCACGGCACCTATGACAAGCGCCATGAACAGAAGGTCGTGGGCCTTGCCTATCAGCACGATCTGCCGCTGGTCGCCACCAATGAAGCGTTCTTCCCGACCCGTGACGACTATGATGCGCACGACGCGTTGATGGCGGTGGCCCACAATGCCATCGTCTCTGACGACACGCGGTTCCGCCTGACGCCGGATCACTACCTCAAGAGCCGCGCCGAAATGGCGAAGCTGTTTGCGGATCTGCCGGAAGCGCTGGAAAACACCATCGAGATAGCCCGCCGCTGCTCGTTCATCCTCAAGACGCGCAAGCCGATCCTGCCGCGCTTCACGGGCGCCACGACCGATCCCGAGGAAGCGGAACGCGAAGAGGCGCTCGAACTGCGCCGGCAGGCGGAGGAAGGGCTGGACAATCGCCTCGCCACGCTCGGCATGTCGCCTGGTTACGAGGAGAAGGAATACCGCGATCGGCTGGAGTTCGAGCTCAGCGTTATCGAACGCATGAAGTTCCCTGGCTACTTCCTGATCGTTGCTGATTTCATCAAATGGGCAAAGCAGCATGATATTCCCGTCGGCCCGGGCCGTGGTTCGGGTGCTGGGTCGCTGGTCGCCTATGCCCTGACGATCACCGACGTCGATCCGCTGCGTTTCTCGCTGCTCTTCGAACGCTTCCTCAACCCGGAACGCGTCTCGATGCCCGACTTCGACATCGACTTCTGCCAGGATCGCCGCGAAGAGGTGATCCGCTACGTCCAGCGCAAATACGGCCGCGAGCAGGTCGCGCAGATCATCACCTTCGGTTCGCTGCAGGCTCGCGCCGCATTGCGAGATGTCGGCCGTGTGCTGGAAATGCCGTACGGACAGGTCGACAAGATCTGCAAGCTGGTTCCCAACAACCCGGCCAACCCGACGCCGCTCTCGAAGGCGATCGAGGAAGAGCCGAAGCTGCAGGAAGAGGCCGACAAGGAGCCTGTCGTCGCGCGCCTGCTCGACATTGCCCAAAAGATCGAGGGCCTATACCGCCACGCCTCCACCCACGCCGCCGGTATCGTCATCGGCGACCGCCCGCTGTCGAAGCTGGTGCCGATGTATCGCGATCCGCGCTCCGACATGCCCGTCACCCAGTTCAACATGAAGTGGGTCGAGCAGGCCGGCCTCGTCAAGTTCGACTTCCTCGGGTTGAAGACGCTGACGGTGCTGAAGGTAGCGGTCGATTTCGTCGCCAAACGCGGCATCAATGTCGACCTGGCCTCGATACCGCTCGACGACAAGAAGACTTACGAGATGCTCTCGCGGGGCGAAACGGTCGGCGTGTTCCAGGTGGAAAGTGCGGGCATGCGCAAGGCACTGATCGGCATGAAGCCGGACTGCATCGAGGATATCATCGCGCTTGTGGCACTTTATCGCCCAGGCCCGATGGAGAACATCCCGACATACAACGCCCGCAAACACGGCGAGGAAGAAGTCGAGTCGATCCATCCGACGATCGACTATCTGCTGAAGGAGACGCAAGGGGTTATCGTCTACCAGGAGCAGGTGATGCAGATCGCCCAGGTCCTGTCCGGCTACTCGCTCGGCGAAGCCGACCTTCTGCGCCGCGCCATGGGTAAGAAGATCAAGGCGGAGATGGACCAGCAGCGCGAGCGCTTCGTCGACGGTGCCGTGAAGAACGGCGTGTCGAAGCCGCAGGCTGACAACATCTTCGAACTACTCGCCAAGTTCGCGAACTACGGCTTCAACAAGTCGCACGCCGCCGCCTACGCGATCGTCTCCTATCAGACTGCCTATATGAAGGCGCATTATCCGGTCGAGTTCCTTGCCGCGTCGATGACGCTCGATATGTCGAACACCGAAAAGGTCAACGACTTCCGCCAGGACGCCAAGCGCCTCGAGATCGAGGTGATCCCGCCCTCGGTGCAGACCTCGTTCCGTCATTTCGAGACTGGCGACAACAGGATCTACTATGCGCTGGCAGCGCTGAAGGGTGTCGGCGAATCGGCCGTCGATCATATCGTGGAGGTCCGCGGCGACACGCCGTTCGCAAGCCTTGAAGATTTCTGCCTGCGCATCGACCCGCGGCAGGTGAACCGTCGCGTGCTGGAAAGCCTGATCTTCGCCGGTGCCTTCGATTGCTTCGGGCTCGATCGCGCGCAACTGGCAGGCGGTCTCGATCGCATCATGGGTTATGCCCAGCGTGCACAGGAAAACAAGCTGAGCGGCCAGTCGGATATCTTCGGCAGCGCTCTTTCGTCGGGCCCCGAGAAAATCTCGCTGCCGCCGTTTTCGCCGTGGCTGGCCTCCGAGAAGCTGCTCAAGGAGTTCCAGGTCCTTGGCTTCTATTTGACCGCGCATCCGCTCGATAGCTACCAGAACATTCTGCAGAAGATGCGCGTGCAGACCTTCGCCGAGTTTTCGGCGGCAGTGAAGCAGGGAGCGAGCAACGGCCGCCTTGCAGGGACGGTCATTTCCAAGCAGGAGCGCAAGACGAGGACCGGCAACAAGATGGGCATCATCGTGTTTTCGGATTCATCGGGTCAGTTCGAAGCGGTGTTGTTTTCTGAGATGCTGAACCAATACCGTGACGTACTGGAGTCTGGAAAGTCCTTCGTGATCACGGCGATGGGGGAGGAGCGGCCGGAAGGCGTCGGCCTTCGGCTGCAGACCATACAGTCGCTGGAAGAGAAATCGCTGCAGATGCAGAAGGCCCTGCGCGTCTACGTGCGCGATTCCGGGCCACTCCGCGCGGTCGCGGCGCACTTGAATGCGAAGGGCGATGGCTTGGTCTCCTTCATCGTGATCAAGGAGGAGGGCAAGCGCGAGGTGGAGGTTGAACTCCCGCAGAAGTATCGCATCACGCCCGAGATTGCCGCGGCGCTTCGCGCAGCACCCGGTGTCGTTGACGTCGAGTTGGTCTGA